Proteins from one Sulfurovum sp. TSL1 genomic window:
- a CDS encoding ABC transporter permease yields the protein MSTPARISSPNKKFIRHIIKHYLKYDKENPFIFISAMLAFLGIAAGVMVLMIAMGIMNGTQKEFTKKLFVMNYPLTILPLEEDTVNDALITRLGEKFPHLQFSPYYTTQVITKNDGAVQGSLVYGVDFDKESKINAIFKEATGHETSKFRVVIGEGLSFEMNAPKGEKVTLYFSEQQAIGFGTMPLQKRFIVDGIFKSGLKAYDKAIMYTSLEAFEKLLDRKHGSYDGLHIYTENPLDEIDAIRSVLPEMVVIEGWWQQNGNFFAAMEMEKKALFLVLLLIILVASLNIISSLLMTVMSRRREIALMRTLGATKVEIKAIFFRLGLIIGSAGIVAGTLLGGLGIWVLTTFDIISMPADVYGTSKLPVDLTFHDFGLIILGTSIIILLSALYPAKKASQTDPLTVLRNE from the coding sequence ATGTCCACACCTGCCAGAATCTCCTCGCCTAATAAAAAGTTTATTAGGCATATCATCAAACACTACCTCAAATATGATAAAGAGAACCCTTTTATCTTTATCTCTGCAATGTTGGCTTTCTTGGGTATCGCTGCAGGTGTAATGGTACTGATGATCGCCATGGGGATCATGAACGGGACACAAAAAGAGTTCACCAAAAAACTTTTTGTGATGAACTACCCTCTGACCATACTTCCACTGGAAGAAGATACCGTCAATGATGCACTGATCACTAGATTGGGAGAAAAGTTTCCCCATCTTCAGTTCAGTCCCTATTATACCACTCAGGTCATCACAAAAAATGACGGTGCCGTGCAAGGCTCTTTGGTCTATGGTGTGGATTTTGATAAAGAGAGCAAGATCAACGCCATCTTTAAAGAGGCAACAGGCCATGAAACAAGCAAGTTCAGGGTGGTGATAGGTGAAGGGCTCTCTTTTGAAATGAATGCGCCTAAAGGGGAAAAGGTCACACTCTATTTTTCAGAGCAGCAGGCTATCGGTTTTGGGACCATGCCGCTCCAAAAACGTTTTATCGTAGACGGTATTTTCAAATCCGGTCTTAAAGCCTATGACAAAGCGATCATGTATACCTCTTTGGAAGCGTTTGAAAAACTTCTGGACCGTAAACATGGAAGCTATGACGGTCTGCATATCTATACCGAAAATCCTCTGGATGAGATAGACGCCATACGAAGCGTACTGCCTGAAATGGTCGTCATAGAAGGCTGGTGGCAGCAGAACGGAAATTTCTTTGCAGCGATGGAAATGGAAAAAAAGGCGCTCTTCCTGGTGTTGCTTCTTATCATCCTTGTCGCCTCGCTCAATATCATCTCTTCTTTGCTGATGACAGTGATGAGCCGAAGAAGAGAGATCGCCCTGATGCGTACACTGGGTGCCACGAAAGTAGAGATCAAAGCGATCTTCTTTAGATTAGGCCTTATTATAGGGAGTGCGGGTATCGTAGCGGGTACCCTCCTTGGCGGACTGGGTATCTGGGTACTCACAACCTTTGACATCATCTCCATGCCTGCGGATGTTTACGGTACTTCGAAACTGCCGGTTGATCTGACGTTCCATGATTTTGGATTGATCATACTAGGTACCAGTATCATTATACTGCTTTCTGCCCTCTACCCTGCAAAAAAAGCATCTCAGACGGACCCTTTAACGGTACTCAGAAATGAGTAA
- a CDS encoding AsmA-like C-terminal domain-containing protein, whose amino-acid sequence MIKTSIMFSAHAIHVLLRNTLIFLVVLFIAFFMWLMVGIKLDTIKVAGYNVEGLYIKLDKKLIVKADHVILPQSKAKPSFSSVHETFERIKYLLTFFESIVVKNITFNNNTMSIRFKDDFLGLSSKEYEIIGSAKREGKMLKATIPLLFLKKHNVTMSGKLTYDLHEKILSTEGFFKLYDALGRFHAIKDGNKIDFGLESDSFRDLKSIVDMFDLRESVRSWIVDKVKADHYTLRSLTGKGSLENGTFKMDFDALNGEVLFSDTHIHFKENLPPVLAPSLLLTYHNGGLYFDLKEPTYEGISLDGSKVSILNLLNADTNLKLKIKADHRFDVTMQNLLKAYDIVLPLDQQSGKVNVLFMADLALKNSYQDYFVNVDFDRGDVLLEKVKLPIVRGNVQYHKGLITFKNIYLEDTFYEGKLDGTLDMQKKKADFIFDAKRITLGDEKETFFNLENKTLPFTLNYEKNIHIKIPKLSMKLTNESNETSIQLSDLNKIKPYLPDPGPIENGGKVNIKTKDFNTYTFDGMLKRESCFLYEKDDQCKTRVPFEGTVTSNALDFYAFDKRFYYSKANSRIKLTNLNFDLEKFLTLEAEKEKSEKTTKKDDTKEAKSLIILGENSQLRYGEYSLVTDSYDVEVKPNGDIQAIGSSAGDIIKFSKEKDIFSIRALRIQDNALHPLINFKGLQHGRYTLKLSGDPKKTMQGEIIVEGGVMKDFKVYNNTLAFINTIPALASLQNPGYSDKGFTIEKGVVEYRMIKQDKILFDSIYIKGTSATIAGTGEIDLEKKTIDINLAIQSARELGKLVGSLPLVGYILMGKDKSMTFGLQITGTLDDPKVKTSAGGDILSLPLKILKRALESPEHIINE is encoded by the coding sequence ATGATCAAAACCAGTATAATGTTTTCTGCCCATGCTATCCATGTGCTTTTACGTAATACACTCATCTTCCTGGTGGTCCTTTTTATCGCTTTTTTTATGTGGCTAATGGTAGGTATCAAATTGGATACCATTAAAGTCGCTGGTTACAATGTAGAGGGATTATACATTAAACTCGATAAAAAGCTTATAGTAAAAGCGGATCATGTCATTCTCCCCCAGAGTAAAGCCAAACCTTCTTTTAGCAGTGTACATGAGACATTTGAGCGTATCAAATATCTACTAACCTTTTTCGAATCCATCGTAGTGAAAAATATCACCTTCAATAATAACACCATGAGTATTAGATTTAAGGATGATTTCTTAGGGCTTTCAAGTAAAGAGTATGAGATCATAGGCTCAGCAAAACGTGAAGGGAAGATGTTAAAAGCAACGATCCCTCTGCTTTTTTTGAAAAAACATAATGTAACGATGAGTGGAAAACTGACCTACGATCTGCATGAAAAGATATTGTCAACAGAAGGCTTTTTTAAACTTTATGATGCATTGGGAAGATTTCACGCGATCAAAGATGGCAATAAGATCGATTTTGGACTGGAGAGTGACAGTTTCCGTGATCTGAAAAGTATCGTTGATATGTTTGATCTTAGGGAAAGTGTGCGAAGCTGGATCGTCGATAAGGTCAAAGCAGACCATTATACACTGCGCTCCTTGACGGGTAAAGGAAGCTTGGAAAACGGCACCTTTAAAATGGACTTTGATGCACTGAACGGCGAAGTGCTCTTTTCAGATACGCACATACATTTTAAAGAGAACCTGCCGCCGGTTTTAGCCCCAAGTTTACTATTGACCTATCACAATGGCGGACTCTATTTTGACCTGAAGGAGCCGACCTATGAAGGCATCAGTTTAGATGGCAGCAAGGTAAGCATACTCAATCTACTTAATGCAGACACGAACCTAAAACTGAAAATAAAAGCCGATCACCGGTTTGACGTCACCATGCAGAACTTACTTAAAGCCTATGATATTGTGTTGCCCCTGGATCAGCAAAGCGGGAAAGTCAATGTGTTGTTCATGGCAGATCTGGCCTTGAAGAACAGTTATCAGGATTATTTTGTCAATGTGGATTTTGATAGAGGCGATGTATTACTGGAAAAAGTCAAACTTCCTATCGTAAGAGGGAATGTACAGTATCACAAAGGCCTGATCACATTTAAAAATATCTATTTGGAAGATACGTTCTATGAAGGCAAGCTCGATGGTACGTTGGATATGCAAAAGAAAAAAGCAGATTTCATCTTTGATGCCAAGCGTATCACGCTTGGAGATGAAAAAGAGACATTTTTTAACTTAGAGAATAAAACACTGCCTTTTACACTCAACTATGAGAAAAATATCCATATCAAGATACCCAAGCTCTCTATGAAACTTACCAATGAGAGCAATGAAACCTCCATCCAGTTGAGTGACCTGAATAAGATCAAACCCTATCTGCCGGATCCAGGTCCCATTGAGAATGGCGGGAAAGTAAATATTAAAACAAAAGATTTTAACACCTATACCTTTGATGGCATGTTGAAAAGGGAATCATGTTTTCTTTATGAAAAAGATGATCAATGTAAAACAAGAGTGCCTTTTGAGGGTACCGTCACATCCAATGCGTTGGATTTCTATGCTTTTGATAAACGTTTTTATTACAGTAAAGCCAATTCACGCATTAAACTCACCAACCTCAATTTTGATCTTGAAAAATTCTTGACGCTAGAAGCAGAAAAAGAAAAAAGCGAAAAGACGACGAAAAAGGATGACACCAAAGAAGCAAAAAGTTTGATCATTTTAGGTGAGAACAGCCAATTAAGATATGGTGAGTATAGCTTGGTGACGGACAGTTACGATGTGGAAGTGAAACCCAATGGAGACATTCAGGCCATAGGAAGTTCAGCCGGAGATATTATCAAATTTTCTAAAGAGAAAGATATCTTCTCTATACGGGCATTGCGTATACAGGATAATGCACTGCATCCCCTTATAAATTTTAAGGGTTTACAGCATGGACGCTATACATTAAAACTTTCAGGTGACCCTAAAAAGACCATGCAAGGTGAGATCATTGTTGAGGGCGGGGTGATGAAGGATTTCAAGGTCTACAATAACACTTTGGCCTTTATCAATACCATACCTGCCTTAGCCTCTTTACAAAACCCCGGTTATTCCGACAAAGGCTTTACGATAGAGAAGGGAGTCGTCGAATATAGAATGATCAAACAGGATAAGATCCTGTTTGATTCCATTTATATTAAAGGTACATCGGCAACGATCGCAGGAACAGGAGAGATCGATCTTGAGAAAAAAACCATCGATATCAATCTTGCTATCCAATCGGCAAGAGAGTTGGGTAAACTGGTAGGAAGTTTGCCTCTGGTAGGTTATATTTTGATGGGAAAAGATAAGAGTATGACCTTCGGACTCCAAATTACAGGAACATTAGACGATCCAAAGGTCAAGACATCCGCGGGCGGGGATATACTCTCATTACCTCTCAAAATACTCAAAAGAGCACTGGAGTCACCGGAGCATATCATCAACGAATAG
- the mltG gene encoding endolytic transglycosylase MltG, whose protein sequence is MSVLRKSTWIAWAENIILVLIISFAFYTTLPIQTTRTLLVPQGSITHIISQLTQKGYALSPIDTYILVFLGKPQSGWVDIGATRLNRIDFLYRLTTAKAKMEEITLIPGETTELFFTSVAADLNLDKTKLDAYYQEFSHYPEAGIYADTYYVPYGISEKHFIHFLLSASEKKYKEISEKIYGTYNKKQWLNVLIVASIIQKEAANTEEMPVVSSVIYNRLKKGMPLQMDGTLNYGKYSHVKVTPERIKNDTSRFNTYKYKGLPHMPIGAVSFNAIIAAIKPAKTDYLYFMKNDKGVHDFTHSYKTHRKNIQKAR, encoded by the coding sequence ATGAGTGTATTACGTAAAAGCACATGGATAGCATGGGCAGAAAACATTATACTGGTTTTGATCATCTCTTTCGCCTTTTATACAACACTGCCCATTCAAACAACGCGGACACTTTTAGTACCGCAGGGATCTATTACGCACATTATATCACAGCTGACACAAAAAGGGTATGCCTTAAGCCCTATAGATACATATATTTTGGTCTTTCTGGGGAAACCTCAAAGCGGTTGGGTCGATATAGGTGCAACCCGTTTGAACCGTATCGATTTTTTATATAGACTGACCACGGCCAAAGCCAAAATGGAAGAGATCACACTGATCCCGGGTGAAACCACGGAACTCTTCTTCACTTCCGTAGCGGCTGACCTGAATCTTGATAAAACAAAACTGGACGCCTATTATCAAGAGTTTTCGCACTACCCTGAAGCGGGTATCTATGCAGATACCTATTATGTACCTTACGGTATCAGTGAAAAACATTTTATCCATTTTCTTCTTTCTGCCTCTGAAAAAAAATATAAAGAGATCTCTGAAAAGATCTATGGAACCTATAATAAAAAACAGTGGTTAAATGTACTCATTGTTGCGTCTATCATCCAAAAAGAAGCGGCCAATACAGAAGAGATGCCCGTCGTTTCATCTGTGATCTATAACCGTCTTAAGAAAGGTATGCCTCTGCAAATGGACGGGACACTGAATTACGGTAAATATTCTCATGTCAAAGTCACTCCGGAACGCATTAAAAATGACACAAGCAGATTTAACACGTACAAATATAAAGGGCTGCCTCACATGCCTATAGGTGCCGTCTCTTTTAATGCGATCATCGCAGCGATCAAGCCGGCAAAGACCGACTACCTTTACTTTATGAAAAATGACAAAGGGGTACACGACTTTACGCACAGCTATAAAACGCATCGTAAAAATATTCAAAAAGCACGCTGA
- a CDS encoding bifunctional protein-serine/threonine kinase/phosphatase — translation MSKQSIETSGLTLAKGTQLKGDDFFEVKVMENITVAVVCDGVGSALQGAQAAKHTTNFLINALKNRPKSWTMEKSIKHFIENINRVLYLDSMAEYDREELVTTLALVVIEGDRLYGANVGDSRIYLHRNIDGDAQLTQLSEDHIMDEEGMENVLMAAMGLEESVSPYYFENNLLAGDMILLCSDGLYHELSEDELRADMKMGASFLVKKASKLYHDDLPDDTTAIVLEIKEVDPRFRLKQSDLMVREHYKAGEVIDGYTLIKPLIQNERTWLCEKRGFKYVIKFIPYEAMDDEMILDLFVKEAWMAKRLKAGFFPKAVIPKNRTHRYYIMSFIEGQTLKAYSAKKPLSVDLSVALAIFLLKMSNFLMKYDLVHGDIKPENIIVTERKGKLVFKMVDFGSITEAYSNVTRAGTPSYLAPERFKQAPVNEQTEIYAIGVTLYEVLTHKFPFGEIEPFQNPSFEKRIKAPGKLNPKIPAWFESVILRALDTDTDQRYRNYSEMQYEVSNPLKVKPYFDKSTSILERNPLLVCRIGFIGMIVLNIVQFLWF, via the coding sequence ATGTCAAAACAAAGCATCGAAACATCGGGACTCACACTTGCTAAAGGTACACAGCTCAAAGGGGATGATTTCTTTGAAGTGAAAGTAATGGAGAACATTACTGTCGCCGTGGTCTGTGATGGTGTGGGGTCTGCGCTGCAGGGAGCACAGGCAGCCAAACACACGACCAATTTTTTGATCAATGCGCTGAAGAACAGACCCAAAAGCTGGACGATGGAAAAGTCCATTAAACACTTTATAGAAAATATCAACAGAGTACTCTATCTTGATTCGATGGCAGAATATGACCGTGAAGAACTTGTTACGACACTCGCACTTGTCGTAATAGAGGGTGACAGACTCTACGGTGCAAATGTTGGGGACAGCCGTATCTATTTACATAGAAATATTGATGGTGATGCGCAACTGACCCAACTCTCTGAAGATCATATCATGGATGAAGAGGGTATGGAAAATGTACTGATGGCAGCGATGGGACTGGAGGAGAGTGTTTCACCCTACTATTTTGAAAATAACCTTTTAGCAGGCGATATGATACTGCTTTGCAGTGATGGACTCTATCATGAACTTTCGGAAGATGAACTGAGAGCAGATATGAAAATGGGTGCCTCTTTTTTGGTAAAAAAAGCAAGTAAACTCTATCATGATGATCTTCCTGACGATACTACAGCCATTGTACTTGAGATCAAAGAGGTGGATCCCCGGTTCAGACTGAAACAAAGTGACCTTATGGTACGTGAGCATTATAAAGCGGGTGAAGTGATCGATGGCTACACACTCATCAAGCCATTGATCCAAAACGAACGTACCTGGCTTTGTGAAAAACGGGGATTCAAGTATGTGATCAAGTTCATACCGTATGAAGCGATGGATGATGAGATGATACTCGACCTGTTTGTAAAAGAAGCTTGGATGGCAAAGAGACTCAAAGCAGGTTTTTTCCCAAAAGCAGTGATCCCTAAAAATCGTACACACCGTTACTACATTATGAGTTTCATAGAAGGTCAGACACTTAAAGCGTACAGTGCCAAAAAACCGCTCTCAGTGGATTTGAGTGTTGCATTGGCCATCTTTTTGCTCAAGATGTCGAATTTCCTTATGAAATACGACCTGGTCCATGGGGATATCAAGCCTGAAAATATCATTGTGACAGAACGTAAAGGCAAATTGGTATTTAAAATGGTGGACTTTGGAAGTATCACTGAAGCCTACTCCAATGTGACACGGGCAGGTACACCTTCATACCTGGCACCGGAGCGTTTTAAACAAGCACCGGTCAATGAACAGACAGAGATCTATGCCATAGGTGTGACACTGTATGAAGTACTGACACACAAGTTTCCGTTCGGAGAGATAGAGCCTTTTCAAAATCCCTCTTTTGAAAAGCGTATCAAAGCACCAGGTAAACTCAACCCTAAAATCCCTGCATGGTTTGAGAGTGTGATCCTGAGAGCGCTGGATACCGATACGGATCAACGTTACAGAAACTACTCAGAAATGCAGTACGAAGTCAGTAATCCCTTGAAAGTCAAACCCTACTTTGATAAAAGTACATCTATTCTGGAGAGAAATCCGCTTCTTGTATGCCGTATAGGATTTATAGGCATGATCGTGTTGAATATCGTTCAGTTTCTGTGGTTCTAG
- a CDS encoding nitrate/nitrite transporter, whose amino-acid sequence MAGFKALKGQGHTPTLFMAFLYFDMSFMVWTMLGPLSTEISEALAATGYMITAGEKATLLSLPILSGALLRILLGFGVDKLGAKLTALMAQSVVIAALLMAYFMGETITYNALLIVALGLGFAGASFAVALPQAGQWYPPKLQGVVLGLAGAGNIGVVIDFLFAPKIAEKWGWESVFLVGAVMAIVVWIAYAFIAKNAPESVYKARPKKLSDYGKLLKDKDTWWFNLFYAVSFGGFVGFAGYMKVYLMNTYQVEMSAFGLDILDEDNVKVVAGYFGALCIFSGAVLRPVGGAIADKMGGVKSLYIFFGTVAALAVVNATIALPFGLAIVVLFLIMANLGMANGAVFQLVPQRFGKDIGIMTGIIGAAGGLGGTALIKTLGWSKGAFDGYTAGFMIFAAVVLVAIAGISLVKTRWRTTWGLKAGGMI is encoded by the coding sequence ATGGCAGGATTTAAGGCGTTGAAAGGGCAGGGACATACACCTACGTTGTTCATGGCTTTTTTATATTTTGATATGAGTTTTATGGTTTGGACCATGTTAGGTCCGCTCTCTACAGAGATCAGTGAGGCATTGGCTGCGACAGGTTATATGATAACAGCGGGCGAAAAAGCCACACTGCTTTCACTTCCTATTTTATCTGGTGCACTGTTAAGGATCCTACTTGGTTTCGGGGTGGATAAGCTCGGTGCAAAACTGACAGCGCTCATGGCACAGTCTGTAGTGATCGCAGCACTTCTCATGGCATATTTTATGGGTGAGACCATTACGTACAATGCCCTGCTTATCGTAGCGTTGGGGCTTGGTTTTGCGGGAGCATCATTTGCTGTGGCACTTCCTCAGGCGGGTCAGTGGTATCCGCCTAAGTTACAAGGCGTTGTACTTGGGCTTGCCGGAGCGGGTAACATCGGTGTGGTCATTGACTTCTTATTTGCGCCTAAGATCGCAGAAAAATGGGGTTGGGAATCCGTATTTCTGGTGGGTGCGGTTATGGCTATCGTAGTATGGATAGCCTATGCATTCATAGCTAAAAATGCACCGGAATCTGTCTATAAAGCCAGACCTAAAAAACTCTCTGATTACGGGAAACTGCTTAAAGATAAGGATACCTGGTGGTTCAATCTTTTCTATGCAGTGAGTTTTGGCGGGTTTGTAGGTTTTGCAGGGTACATGAAAGTCTATTTGATGAACACCTATCAGGTAGAGATGAGCGCATTTGGACTGGATATATTGGATGAGGACAATGTGAAAGTCGTTGCAGGTTATTTTGGTGCATTGTGTATTTTTTCAGGTGCCGTACTTCGGCCAGTAGGCGGTGCCATTGCAGATAAAATGGGTGGAGTAAAATCACTCTATATCTTCTTTGGTACGGTTGCAGCACTGGCTGTGGTAAATGCTACCATTGCATTGCCGTTTGGCTTGGCCATCGTGGTGCTTTTTCTTATCATGGCAAACTTGGGTATGGCAAATGGAGCAGTCTTCCAGCTGGTCCCGCAAAGGTTTGGTAAAGATATCGGTATTATGACTGGGATCATCGGTGCAGCCGGCGGTCTCGGCGGTACTGCACTGATCAAGACCCTGGGTTGGTCAAAAGGTGCTTTTGACGGGTATACTGCAGGATTTATGATATTTGCAGCAGTGGTTCTAGTCGCGATCGCAGGCATCTCACTTGTGAAGACCAGATGGAGAACGACGTGGGGATTGAAAGCAGGCGGTATGATCTGA
- the cobA gene encoding uroporphyrinogen-III C-methyltransferase: MKQRQTLPILLKEQHILLIGGGNVALQKAEVLAENHISFSVISQEVHPKIQTLCSDIQIKKFKTKDIQKHLIVIDATGNEKVTQKLLKYKQKHPLLLNVVDQPKVCDFYFMALTKNAPLQIAVSSSGASPTVAKYFRDKCQALMPDNMETFLEALQSQRDKGIIKIEKTLEKIEQMTAKAYLVGCGLGDPELLTLKAYNIIKEVDVVLYDHLISDEIMAIVPKRTKKVFVGKEKGFHTKPQEEINKLIRTYIKKGYSVARLKSGDPFIFGRGAEELLYLSQKGIRTEVIPGISSAVSGPLMANIPVTARDYSNAFTVVSAHLKGNAINLNWVPMLENRDHTVVVLMGLTRIKEIVQQAKALHIELDTPCAIVSNASRKNQTVLTTTLENLEEVSLGASRPSILVFGDVIHYTNTLKESLT; the protein is encoded by the coding sequence ATGAAACAGAGACAAACTTTACCCATATTACTGAAAGAACAGCATATTCTTTTGATCGGTGGTGGGAATGTAGCATTGCAAAAAGCAGAAGTACTGGCAGAGAACCATATCTCTTTTTCTGTGATATCCCAAGAAGTGCACCCTAAGATACAAACATTGTGTTCTGACATACAGATCAAAAAATTCAAAACGAAAGATATTCAAAAGCATCTCATTGTGATAGATGCTACTGGGAATGAAAAAGTCACACAAAAACTTTTAAAGTATAAACAGAAACACCCTCTTTTACTCAATGTGGTAGATCAACCTAAAGTCTGTGATTTCTACTTTATGGCACTGACAAAAAATGCACCGCTTCAGATAGCCGTGTCAAGTTCCGGTGCAAGTCCTACTGTGGCTAAATACTTCAGAGATAAGTGTCAGGCACTCATGCCCGATAATATGGAAACATTTTTGGAAGCGTTGCAGTCACAAAGGGACAAAGGGATCATAAAGATAGAAAAAACGCTTGAAAAGATCGAACAAATGACAGCCAAGGCGTATCTGGTAGGCTGCGGTCTGGGAGATCCTGAACTGCTTACACTCAAAGCCTATAACATTATCAAAGAGGTGGATGTCGTCCTCTATGATCACCTCATCAGTGACGAGATCATGGCTATCGTACCAAAACGTACAAAGAAGGTCTTTGTAGGTAAAGAAAAAGGATTTCATACTAAACCCCAAGAAGAGATCAATAAACTCATACGCACATATATTAAAAAAGGGTACTCCGTTGCACGATTGAAAAGCGGTGACCCCTTCATCTTTGGCCGTGGTGCCGAAGAGTTACTTTACCTTTCACAAAAAGGTATCAGAACTGAAGTGATACCGGGTATCTCTTCAGCAGTATCAGGACCGCTGATGGCAAATATCCCTGTCACAGCAAGGGATTACAGTAATGCCTTTACTGTCGTCTCAGCCCACTTAAAAGGGAATGCCATCAATCTCAACTGGGTACCGATGTTGGAAAACAGAGATCATACGGTCGTCGTATTGATGGGGCTTACACGGATCAAAGAGATCGTACAGCAGGCAAAAGCATTACATATAGAGTTGGACACACCTTGTGCCATTGTCTCCAATGCAAGCCGGAAGAACCAGACCGTACTTACCACGACACTTGAGAACCTTGAAGAGGTTTCCCTTGGGGCATCAAGACCTTCTATTTTGGTCTTTGGAGACGTCATACACTATACAAACACACTGAAAGAGAGTCTAACATGA
- a CDS encoding ferredoxin--nitrite reductase, protein MSILEKASQARNTKLNKVETTKALKMPMDVYTKLEEIAAAGYEGLAKEDSAYFLKCFGLFDKGEDFMLRVRIPAGQLNYEQALRIGEVAQKYGNDYIDLTTRMQVELRYLQIADIAKVLQELKEVGISTFQTGVDNPRNIVTDPLDGIAYDNIIETKPIIDALQTIFGEDPDWISVLPRKFNTGILGSLSNSCNIFGHDCCFVLAQKDGVFGFNIYLGACVGVQAQDANLFVQIDEVGLFYKSLLTVFKTYGYRDNRNKNRLVFLINDVGIENLVNAIKEEADAQFAPAGTTMVQSQNIALGSNKVLGRNGKYNYKIIVPSGIFSGTDMIAAAQAAKVFGTGDIRLTYDQNVYIVNIAKDLLEDFEATELITNYAKFNNLYFNDMIACAGTATCSFGVIPNKPDAIEMAHFLSSEVAITNANVRMNWSACPKGCGVHGIADIGFEGCKAKDEEGNRVDGVHIFVGGKITRMAKEAHTLHKALPLTEAKHHVKYLLKTYAAYKQRGETYETFDDRFLSANYSFQALGFYTKINYILNEKLGLDLWFELESAPKTFKKEEFEIFAFGLKLFKLLTGEKRYESVENFEPVLAKPRNITRDEVTKLNPKVPPKLSEVIYTMTHQEKRERAQVFSELIVALKEVH, encoded by the coding sequence ATGAGCATTTTAGAAAAAGCCTCACAGGCAAGAAATACCAAACTCAACAAAGTCGAGACAACCAAAGCACTGAAGATGCCGATGGATGTATATACCAAGTTAGAAGAGATCGCTGCAGCCGGATATGAAGGTCTAGCCAAAGAGGACAGTGCCTATTTTTTAAAATGTTTTGGACTCTTTGACAAAGGGGAAGACTTTATGCTTCGCGTGCGTATACCTGCTGGACAATTGAACTATGAACAAGCGTTACGTATCGGTGAAGTGGCGCAAAAGTACGGGAATGACTATATCGATCTGACGACACGTATGCAGGTCGAACTGCGTTACTTGCAGATAGCAGACATTGCCAAAGTGTTACAGGAACTCAAAGAGGTCGGTATCTCTACGTTTCAGACCGGTGTGGACAACCCTCGGAATATCGTGACCGATCCACTCGACGGCATCGCATACGATAACATCATTGAGACCAAACCCATCATTGATGCACTCCAAACTATCTTTGGAGAAGATCCGGACTGGATCTCCGTATTGCCACGTAAATTCAATACAGGTATCTTAGGTTCTCTTTCGAACTCCTGTAACATCTTTGGACATGACTGCTGTTTTGTCTTAGCCCAAAAAGATGGGGTATTTGGATTTAACATCTATTTGGGTGCGTGTGTAGGTGTACAGGCACAAGATGCCAACCTTTTTGTGCAGATAGACGAAGTGGGTCTCTTCTACAAATCACTTCTGACTGTATTTAAAACGTACGGATACCGTGATAACCGTAACAAAAACCGTTTGGTGTTCCTTATCAATGATGTCGGTATAGAAAACCTTGTCAATGCGATCAAAGAAGAGGCCGATGCCCAATTTGCTCCTGCAGGTACGACGATGGTACAGTCTCAAAATATCGCACTGGGGTCCAACAAAGTACTGGGACGTAATGGTAAATATAATTACAAGATCATCGTACCCTCTGGTATATTCAGCGGTACAGACATGATCGCTGCGGCCCAGGCAGCAAAAGTATTTGGTACAGGGGATATAAGATTGACCTATGACCAGAATGTCTATATCGTAAATATTGCAAAAGATCTACTGGAAGATTTTGAGGCGACAGAACTGATCACGAACTATGCGAAGTTCAATAATCTCTACTTTAATGACATGATAGCCTGTGCCGGGACAGCTACCTGTAGCTTTGGTGTCATACCGAACAAGCCTGATGCCATAGAAATGGCACATTTCCTGAGCTCTGAAGTAGCCATTACAAATGCCAATGTACGTATGAACTGGTCTGCCTGTCCTAAAGGATGTGGCGTACATGGTATCGCTGATATAGGATTTGAAGGGTGTAAAGCCAAAGATGAAGAAGGTAACCGTGTGGACGGTGTACACATTTTCGTCGGTGGTAAGATCACGCGTATGGCAAAAGAAGCACATACCTTACATAAAGCCCTGCCGTTAACAGAAGCCAAACATCATGTGAAATATCTGCTTAAGACCTATGCAGCGTATAAACAAAGAGGTGAAACCTATGAAACTTTTGATGACAGGTTTTTATCGGCAAACTACTCTTTTCAAGCCCTTGGTTTTTACACAAAGATAAACTATATCCTCAATGAAAAACTGGGATTGGATCTTTGGTTTGAACTTGAGAGTGCACCAAAAACATTTAAAAAAGAAGAGTTTGAGATTTTTGCTTTTGGATTGAAACTCTTTAAACTGCTTACGGGTGAAAAACGTTATGAGTCGGTTGAAAACTTTGAACCTGTACTGGCCAAACCCAGAAACATTACAAGAGATGAAGTCACCAAACTCAATCCGAAAGTCCCCCCAAAGCTCTCAGAGGTCATCTACACTATGACCCATCAAGAAAAAAGAGAACGTGCACAGGTCTTCTCTGAGCTGATCGTAGCACTTAAAGAAGTTCACTAG